Below is a window of bacterium DNA.
TACGATAAGTGTCCTTGTCGAGGCGTCCTGCCGGATCGAGTTCGCTCAGAACATTGGCCTTGTTGAGATCGGGGTGCTCCTTGGCATACGGCCACAACCGGAAAGAGCCTCCGGTGATCTCATCGATCAGATAGACGACGCCCCCGATCAAACCATATTCGAGTTTGAAGTCAATCAACTGGATTTTAAAATGGGCAAAGGCCTTTTCGAGATGGAGAAAAACCTGGGCATTGATCTCTTGCATTTGCCGGTATTCCGACGCCCCCTTGTCGTTGATCAGGTAATCGACATAGCCGGGATCGAGCATGGGGTCGTGAAGAGGATCATCCTTATAGTGGAATTGGGTGACGACCGGGTCAAAGCGGGTGCCCTGTGCAATCTTGCCCCATTGGACGATCGAGCCGGCGGCAACGCGGCGGCTGACCACCTCGAGATTGATCTTGAAATCGAGTTTTTTGACCAGTGCGACCTTTTCGCCGGGCGTAGCGAGATAATGGGTGCGGACTCCGCAACGATTGAGATACTCAAAAATATCGCGGTTGGTCTGCCAGTCGACCATCGCCTTGCCCGTGATGACATCATGCTTGACGCCGTCGCCGGCCGTGATGTCATCCTTGAAGAGCATGAAGACAGTGGCCGGGTCATCCGGATTGGCATAGATGATCTTGGTCTTGCCTTCATTGAGTTTTTGCAGTTTGGCAAAATCAGGGGACATGGTTTCTCCTTTCCGCTGGTCTCGTATTTTTCCGGGCATCTTCCACCCGGAGGAACCGGCTCTGCGGGCCCGGGCAGGAGCGAGTGCCCGGGCCGACTCCGATCTATTCTGCCGCCTGGATCAGCCGGGCGATGGGCGCGACGACCATCAACTCAACCTGGCCGCGTGACTTTTTGGCCCGGTCAACTACGATCTGCTTTGAAAAAGCCCAATCAGAACCGAGTTTCCGGCCCTCCTGGATCGCCTCGGCGGCCTGCAGGCCCAAAGCCGCCAGATCGGCGAGATCCTGGGAGAGACTCTCGATCTCGCGGATCGCCGGCGCCCTTTCCATG
It encodes the following:
- a CDS encoding phosphoribosylaminoimidazolesuccinocarboxamide synthase yields the protein MSPDFAKLQKLNEGKTKIIYANPDDPATVFMLFKDDITAGDGVKHDVITGKAMVDWQTNRDIFEYLNRCGVRTHYLATPGEKVALVKKLDFKINLEVVSRRVAAGSIVQWGKIAQGTRFDPVVTQFHYKDDPLHDPMLDPGYVDYLINDKGASEYRQMQEINAQVFLHLEKAFAHFKIQLIDFKLEYGLIGGVVYLIDEITGGSFRLWPYAKEHPDLNKANVLSELDPAGRLDKDTYRMGGATDTVLAKFQQIAAITSRFKELPF